A single window of Sander lucioperca isolate FBNREF2018 chromosome 22, SLUC_FBN_1.2, whole genome shotgun sequence DNA harbors:
- the LOC116061426 gene encoding choline O-acetyltransferase-like, whose protein sequence is MPILEKKTARDQDSQMLPKVPVPPLKQTLDTYLKCIQHLVKEEQFKKTKAIVETFGAPGGVGEVLQKKLLERRDKTTNWVYDYWLEDMYLNNRLALPVNSSPVMVFPKQTFRDHKDALRFAARLIRGVLDYKALIDARALPVDFARGQLAGTPLCMEQYYRLFNSYRYPGLKTDTLKVQINAASSAPKHIIVACKNQFFVLDIVANSKQLNETEILSQLEKIVKMAENAKEELPPFGILTSDGRTEWAQARDVLIKDQTNRDSLALIESCLCVVCLDEPSGLEPRDTNRALLMLHGGGREKNGANRWYDKSMQFVIGMDGICGVVCDHSPFEGIVMVQCSEYLMKYITGSPSKMARASSIREFPSPRRLLWNCNPHIQGLLAASGDRLKRLVDNLDMDVFKFNVYGKEFIKKQRMSPDAFIQVALQLAFYKCNRRLVSTYESASIRRFQDGRVDNIRSATREALAFVLSMTDERDTFTDLEKNRRLREAINAQTSYTIAAITGMAIDNHLLGLLRIAKELNMEKPEIFCDETYLASNQFILSTSQVPTTVEMFCCYGPVVPNGYGACYNPQSDHIIFCVSSFWENTETSSAVFVKALNEGLLEIRDLCNRSSAVATKLADSSQGAGRPHISGK, encoded by the exons ATGCCCATCTTGGAGAAAAAAACGGCCAGAGACCAAGACAGCCAA ATGTTGCCAAAGGTCCCTGTGCCCCCACTGAAACAAACCCTCGACACTTACTTGAAGTGTATCCAACACCTGGTGAAAGAGGAGCAGTTCAAGAAAACAAAGGCCATCGTGGAGACGTTTGGGGCTCCTGGAGGCGTCGGAGAGGTTCTCCAGAAGAAGCTTTTAGAGAGGAGGGACAAGACGACCAACTGG GTGTATGACTACTGGCTGGAGGACATGTACTTGAACAACAGGTTGGCCCTACCGGTCAACTCCAGTCCTGTCATGGTGTTTCCTAAGCAGACGTTCAGAGATCATAAAGACGCCCTCAG ATTTGCTGCTCGTCTCATCAGAGGAGTGTTGGACTATAAGGCTCTCATTGATGC GCGAGCACTGCCTGTGGATTTTGCTCGAGGCCAGCTAGCTGGGACCCCTTTGTGCATGGAGCAGTACTACCGCCTTTTCAACTCCTACCGTTACCCGGGGCTAAAGACAGACACGCTGAAGGTCCAGATAAACGCAGCCTCCTCAGCGCCGAAGCACATCATCGTAGCGTGCAAGAACCAG TTTTTCGTGTTGGATATAGTCGCAAACAGCAAGCAGCTCAACGAGACAGAGATCTTATCCCAACTGGAGAAAATCGTGAAAATGGCAGAAAACGCCAAAGAGGAACTCCCTCCTTTTGGCATCCTGACATCTGATGGGAGAACAGAATGGGCACAAGCCAGAGATGTACTAATAAAAG ATCAAACCAACAGGGACTCTCTGGCCCTGATTGagagctgtctgtgtgtggtgtgtctggaTGAGCCCAGTGGCCTGGAGCCTCGAGATACTAACAGGGCCCTGCTGATGCTGCATGGTGGCGGCCGTGAGAAGAATGGGGCAAACCGCTGGTATGACAAGTCAATGCAG TTTGTTATAGGAATGGACGGGATATGCGGAGTCGTGTGCGATCATTCGCCATTCGAGGGAATAGTTATGGTGCAGTGCTCCGAATACCTGATGAAATATAT AACAGGGAGTCCCTCCAAGATGGCGAGAGCATCCAGCATCAGAGAGTTCCCCTCTCCTAGAAGGCTGCTCTGGAATTGTAACCCACACATACAAGGACTCTTAGCAGCATCTGGAGACCGACTCAAGAG GCTGGTTGATAATCTTGACATGGATGTTTTCAAGTTCAACGTTTATGGGAAAGAATTCATCAAAAAGCAGAGGATGAGTCCAGATGCGTTCATACAAGTTGCCTTACAACTTGCATTTTACAA ATGCAACAGAAGGCTCGTGTCCACTTATGAGAGTGCGTCCATTCGACGTTTCCAAGACGGTCGGGTTGATAACATTCGCTCTGCCACCCGTGAGGCCCTGGCCTTTGTGCTGTCCATGACAGATGAGAGGGACACTTTCACC gatttagaaaaaaatagacGATTGAGGGAGGCAATTAATGCCCAGACAAGTTATACAATTGCA GCTATAACAGGAATGGCAATAGACAATCATCTCCTCGGGCTTCTGAGGATCGCAAAGGAGCTCAACATGGAGAAGCCAGAGATCTTCTGTGATGAGACGTATTTGGCCAGCAACCAGTTCATCCTTTCTACCAGTCAG GTCCCTACCACAGTGGAAATGTTCTGTTGCTACGGCCCGGTGGTGCCCAACGGCTATGGCGCCTGTTACAACCCGCAGTCAGATCACATCATCTTCTGTGTGTCTAGTTTCTGGGAGAACACAGAGACGAGCTCGGCCGTTTTCGTCAAAGCCCTGAACGAGGGCCTGTTGGAAATCAGGGACCTGTGCAATAGAAGCAGCGCGGTGGCTACCAAACTTGCTGATAGCAGCCAGGGAGCCGGCCGGCCTCATATATCAGGGAAGTAA